Genomic segment of Apium graveolens cultivar Ventura chromosome 7, ASM990537v1, whole genome shotgun sequence:
ctcccctattataaattcagaatagcttattgttttacatattcaaaatataaaaactgtttataaatactctgatagcgcattgaatatcaatactcctctgtttattgacattctcttattctagcaatcattctgcaagaaccaatcttttgattcgatagatagtgcataactatactatccagatatactctatacagtgaaactttgaattgagattagcaaaTAACTAATTATTCTGGTTATTttgccatcagttgttgagataactccggaccatatgacatggggagttgaatagataaggatgtcattgatccgCTCCTTTAGTGAAAATTGATTTCGTGAATTGGTTATTGGTcagcgtaagaggccgaggcaccggtccagcgtgaacTATTATgcgaaagtgtaatatcttactaggcgaatatatgcctttttCATGGATATCTAATAGGTACGATATGGCTtcgggatatcgatacctatatttatggtatggctacgggataccggtgctgtttcgtgactgatcattaGGAACAAaatagtgcataattgtgtttgattaaaatgtcgcttaaactttaaagtttatatcagctttGATTTTTACTCAGAAATTattattgttgttcacttacaAACTTTATATCACTTGCTGGGCATctcttcgctcatacttgtttattaatctaatctttcagttaagccagagcaggcttgagttccaggtttgatcagaagtcaagtgcttgtagatagtttggtgtatTTTCCATGTAGGTTGTTTTCGGACGCTTGAATAGactagaggtttgtaataaaaattggaataatctgtaaaactaattagaattaaggtttgtaataacagttggtttgtattagtgcatgttccatactataacctgtgatcgatccagtgcatgcatggggtcatatttattatattattccactgtgattattttattattgtttagtggctagtgacccccagatctagaccccggGTTCTGAGGGCGTCACAcaaaccaaaaatcaaatcaatcaATCAAACTTATCTACTAAACATACTCTCCTAAACTCACAAGTTATCTAAATATTGATATCATTCCATATACTTATGCACCAAAAACCGAATTATATACTCAAAATAACAAAACCATTACTTAAATCACATTTTCAAATATTCAAGCATAAACCGGGCATAGATCATAAAATGCAAACATAATACCAACTACATATACTCAGTAAATAACTTGATATACTCTTGTTTATCAAAATAAAGCTTTATCCATTACATGCAAATCAAATCAAGACTCAAAATCTCATAAATTATAACATGCATTCACAAATTCGATTTTAACCAAACATATACTAATAGTACTTTGGTTTTgtttaaaaaataattacatgcaACCTTATCAAGATCATActtatataaaatttataaaatgcaaAGGTTTTATACCAAGACAACCACCATATAATCATGTTTTAAGCatataacaatcaaaactcaaaatATAATATAAACTATTACTCCATTCGGCTCCTTTGGAGTCATAGCCGAATAGATGAGGGAGAAATGGCACATGCATGTGAGTAATTCTCACATTATTTTGCCCTTTACAACCCTTATGCTAATTTAAGTCTTTAGTTTGAACCTTAAGTTCATAAGAACTAAGGTTTTCCACTTGAGTTTGAACTTACCTCTTACATGCAACACCAAATCATCCAATAAACATGCATATCTCTACACAAATATGTATGGAAGGAGTTTTGGAAGGAGTTTATCAAATTCAAGAAGGTGAAATTACACTTgaaatcttgatttttggaaatgaaaatgaaGAATAGGGTGTGTGTATGTACTTCGGCCGAGAGTGAAGAAGGAGGGAAGAAGGAGAGTGTTTTTGTGTGCAAGTGAATGAAATGACACAAGTCTTGGTTTTTTGTTTTTTGTTAAATGGTAGTGGGGTGGTTATTTACTACCTTGTCCTTCTTTCTTTAACTAACATAAAATGCATGCAAGGCTATTTTAGGAAATTGGTAGGCTTTAGATGAGATAATGGGGTAGGAAATGACATAACTATCCTTGTTTTAAattgtgagtggaaatgcatgcaagggtaatgaagtaatctaataattattaatctaattaaatgcaagaatatattttataaataaaaccacTGATCTATAAATTATAAAAGTGACAtaataaaatagcttagaatttttaaaaattttataaaataaaattcaaaatttattaataaaaaataattttaaaaatgatttttattagATAATAAAATGCAGtttataacttatataaatagcAAATAATGTATTTCttgttttttaaaatttttaataatactATACAATTATTTGGCATCAATCAAATCACACAACCACATATATATTCATAAATTAAACcaatacacacatatatatatatcatttaaaGGATAATAAAATATCGATTAtgacatcctctcccccttaaaggattttgtccccagaatctaagggAAATAGGTGAGGGTACCAGACTCGTAtttctgactctaattcccatgTCAATTCTTTGACTTTGGGATTTCACCAAAGAACTCTTACCAtctttaccgacttatttctaagactcttttcttgccagtcgagtattttgacaggttgctccagAAATGACAAGTCTTTCTGAATTTTTAACGGCTCATACTATATCACATGCTTAGCATCcggattatactttttaagcaaaGACACATGGAATATGTTATGAACATGCTGATATTGAGGCGGTAGAGCTAACTCATAGGCTAATTTTCCTACTTTATTTAGAATatcaaaaggaccaatataacGAGGTGTCAATTTTTCCTTTTTCCCAAATCGGATTAAACCCTTCCATGGCGACACTTTCAGCAATACGACTTCACCTAATTGGAAACTCACATCCTTTCGGGAGGGATTTGCATACTTCCTTTTTCTGTCTTGAGCAGCAGTTAGTCTTTTCTGATTTAAGGCGACCGTTTCCTTCATTTGCTGAACCAATTCCGGACCAATAACTTTTCCTTCTCCTACCTCGTTCCAATTTATCAGAGATCTTCATTTTcttccgtataaagcttcatatgAAGGCATTCCGATACTGGGGTGGTAACGGTTGTTGTATGAGAATTCTAAAAATGgtaggtgatcatcccaacttcatgcgaaatcaattgcacaacttcgtaacatgtcttcgaaATCAATTGTGGATGATATGTTGTGCTCATATTTAGCTTCGTGCCTAAACTTTCCTGAAACTATCTTCAGAATTTTGAGTTGAATTGTGTATCTCGATCCGAAACTATCGATACCGGTACGCCGTGTCGTAACACAATTTCGCGCACGCACATATGCACCAACCGATCCAATGAAGTCTTATCGTTGATTGGTAAGAAATATGCCAATTTTGtgaggcgatcaactataacccatatggcttcatgtccggactttgttcgaGGTAGacccactataaagtccatggcgATATTTTCCCATATCCACTCAGGAATCTTCAATGCctgaattaatccacttggtctttgatgttccacTTTTACTCTTTGACAAGTGTAGCACTTAGAGACCCATTCTGcaatctctctcttcatatttggccaccaaaatttctttttcaaatcctagtacatcttggtgcttcccgggtgaattgaaaattttgagttgtGTGATTCCTGTAGTATCTTGTTCTTCAATTCAATCACTTGAGGAATCCAAATccttgataaaaatcttaatattccttgcTCATCTTTTTTCGTACATGCTTCTTCTCCCGTCAGTTTATTATTCTCTTgactcattacttcttcttgacatttctttatcttctgcaataattctggctgaaaagtaaTGGCATGATAAATATCTTTCGACGTCCTGCAAACACAGAGTTCTAACTCAAATCTTTCAATCTCCTCAGATAATTCTCTTGGcatcatattcaacctttccttcctacttaagGCATCGGCTACTACATTAGCCTTTCCTGGATGATAATGTATcaaacaatcgtagtccttgattaactccaaccatctccgttgtctcatattgagttccttctgggtgaaaatatacttcaagattttatgatccgtatagatttcacacttttctccgtacaGGCAGTGTCTCTATATCTTGAGTGCTAACATTAtggctgccaattccagatcatgggTTGGATATCTCAATTCATGAAGCTTTAGCTGTCTTGAggcatatgcaatcaccttgttgtgttgcattagctCGCATCTGAAGCCCTTATGTGAGGCGTCagtatatatcacaaaatctcccttGTCATCGGGTAGTACCAATACTTGAGCGGTAACCAACCTCTGCTCTAATTCTTGAAAAATTCTTCATATTcctcattccattcaaacttttgattctttcttgTCAGCTTGGTTAGTGGCGTAGCGATCTTTGAGaagtccttcacaaatcttccGTAGTCCCCGACCAATCCTAAAAAGCTTCTTACATCTGTAGgagtctttggtctctcccaactcataactgcttCAATCTTGGTAGGGTCCACTCTAATTCCTTCACTTCCAATTATATGTCCCAAAAATTgcacttcttttaaccaaaactcacactttgaaaattttgcatacaATCTTTTTTGTCTAAGAATCTCCAAAATTATCCACAAGTGTTGCTCGTGCTCTTCTTCCGTTTTCGAATATATTAGAATATAATCAATGAATACTACAACAAACTGGTCCATGTATTTCTTAAAAGCTCGATTCATTAAGTCCATAAAAGCTGCAGGAGCATTTGTTAATCCAGAtggcattactaaaaactcataatgtccatacatTGTCCTAAATGCCATTTTCGGGAtgtcttctggtttgatctttaactgatggtatccagaccttaagtcaatcttcgaaaaacactttgctcctttcagttggtcaaacaaatcgtctaTTCTCGGCAACAAATATTgattcttaatcgtcaccttGTTTAATTCTCGATGATCAATACATagcctcatacttccatcctttttcctTACAAATAGAATTAGTGCTCCTCATGGCGACATACTTGGCcgtataactcctttatccaaagTTCCTGTAACTGccttgctaattccttcattccTGCTGATGCCATCCAATAAGGTGCCTTTGAGACGGGTTCAGTGCCTGGGGCAAGATTAATTTCGAGTTCAATCTATCGATCTAGCGGTAATCCTAGTAATTCCTCCGGGAAAAGATCTGGGAACTCTTTCACCACTGGAAACTCTTCTAAGCTAGGAACTTCCTTTTCTGAATCTACTATATAGGCTAAATATGCTTCACATTCTTTCCTTAGTAACTTACTGGCTTGCATAGCAGTGAGAAATAATTGATCTTGCTTGTGTCCTTTAAATATCACCTTATTCCCATTCTTTGTTCTTAAATAAACCTTCTTAGACCTACAATCTATATGAGCACcattctctcctaaccaatccattcctaatattatatcaaactcccctaatttgaaaagtatcaagtcagctgaaaacttatgcccagagatatcaatctcacactaAGGGCAAAATTGGTCTACTAGTACCTTTTCTTGATTAGCAATTACTATGCTCATCATTTCACTAATATTCTTCTTATCATATATATTCTATTAGCAAAGATTTCTGATATAAAAGACcttgtagctcctgaatcaatcaatactttagcttcaacattatttaTCGAAAGCTTACCTGCTATCACTTCTGGATTCTGAACAACATCTTTCAATTTCAGGTTAAAGGTCCTTGACGATGCTTGAGGAATCATGGTAGGTGGTGGGGGTAATGCCAACATTTTAGGTGGTATCGCGGTGCTAATGTTTgctaaattcatcatattcttgATTGATCCGGTTGACCTACATTCCTTGGCGATATGTCCAACTTTTTCACACTTGTAGCATGTTACTCCAGGTTTCTGCACTTTACACTCATTAGCCAAATGCCTCTTCTGATTACATCGATAACATGTAATGTtgagcttgttgcaaactccCGAATGCTTCTTCCCATAATTCCTACATTCAACCCTTGTCTGTTTATCATCATTTGCTTGTCCTTGATTCGGCTGATGGTTTCCTTTATTGTCTTGTCTCTTGTTCAGTTCCCCTTTCTTCTGGGCATTCCATCCTTTCTAGAATCCAATTCTCTTCACATTTCTATCTTGATGGTATCCTGATTCTGACCTCTCCTTCTGATGAAATACTTTCCTCTTCTTATTATCTCTTTCTTTCCTAGATTGCGCTCCATTACTCTATATCAATGCCGCCTTCTCAACTAGCCCGACATAGGTATCAATCTCAAATATTGACACTTTATCTCGAATCCAATATTCGAGCCCTTGTTGAAATATTTGAGCCTTCTCCTCATCAGTCTCCACATACTTGGTCACAAATCTTGATAAttccgtaaacttcttctcatattcgAAGACTGTCATACTTCCTTGtttcaatttcaagaatttcatCTCCATATGCTTCTGCATATACTTGGGGTAATACTTTTCCAAGAATAACTCATTAAATCTATTCCAAGTAACTGGTTGTACTTCCTCCAAAGCTTtaactgaatcccaccaataaatCACTTCCCCTTTTAGGAAATACGTAGCATAAATAGTCTTCCGATCTTCTCCTAGTCGAACCAATTCAAAAGAtctctccatttctcttatccaAGTGTTGGCTATGAcaggatcagtggtatcatgaaatgaaGGTggattcaaattctgaaaagTTATGAAAGTCACAATTTGTTGGGGTGGTTCTGGTGGATTTGGTGGAGCTTGTTGGTGTTCATGGTTTTGGTTCTCTTGATTTcaaaattgttgttgttggaattGTTTTTGAAGAATTTGTTGTTATTGAGAAATTGCATTAGTTTGTTGTTGCAGGGTTTCCAATATTCGAAGGATATTGGGGTCGGTTGCAGAAGCAGTACTGGTTTGCTTCGTCTTTTTAGGAGGCATATTTCTGAAAAGGAAATTGGTAACAAACAGGTATGATTACAACAAATATTTCAAAGCTAGGTTATCACAGGGTTAATAtgatctgttagatatatttgagatgtcatgtaagatgtttcatgtttagtttttagatcttaacaaataggaaatatcagtacttactggaatcagtacttactggaagtcagaacttaaggatatcagaacttagattatcagaagataaatatcagaagataaatatcagaagatggatatcagaacttaagtacgggaggactaacagttaaggaaggaagctgatttacagaaaagaagatcgagactaatacaaaaaaagatatgcatggaaagagttagaggacttaaagacttgtataagatatctgattgatatattttaggagacagaattatattccatatcaattacaagttatcttataattgtgtactatataaacacagacataggtttccactatatgtgttatcattatcgagaaatcatacattgtaacctagcagctctcgtgatatttgttcatcactgagagaaaacagttccattataacagagtttattatttcaaatatatctatttactgttacttgtgttcaaaatcgatttgattgtattctacactatattcaacccccttctacagtgttgtgtgacctaacaagtggtatcaaagcctatctgttaacacacatactgtaaagatccaaacaatcatgtctgaagaagctgaaaatccaaccaagcccgcaaaaactgaagaaactcaaaagactcaaatccacagtcgatatgagactattagggttcacatactgagaccttctgagtatcccatatggaaagtgaagttgggtatgtttctggaagctacagatccataataccttgacaaaattaatgaaggaccacataagccaaccaagctctctgttttagttgcagatcagccagcaaagaccataccaaaggagaaaagtgagtatacagctgaagatatctcatccattgccaaggatgcaaagttaaggcatttgctgcatagtgccattgataacgtcatgtcaaacagggtaattcattgcaagggTAATtcatttgctgcatagtgccattgagttgcgattatatcttaaaaccatgtttattagctacagagatcaaactttaacatgtgaaagattaacttctgaaaattttgcttataagaaaaggaatgattatttagaaaaaaagagttaattatgttccatcaaactcagaaagagatagatgatgttttttatgttagagatgaattgttaaaattgaataaatctctcaaaactgagttagaaaaaggaaaagagattatcaggacttggactaattctggcagaacaactcagaatttattaagtagtggaaactggaaagagggcttaggttatggagatgataaaagtgaaaaaggaactgaacaaattgagccaattattgttaaacaaactgttaagccaaaggtaaatcctgttaagtttgtagctaaaactgtaaattCTCATTTcaaaaagatgaaagagtctatgacataagttaaggagaagtcaacttctgacaaattagaacatgataaaccagctgaagtcaacataggcttaatgacaaagaagcagcttaaggataagctgaaagaaataaggaatgtcaacaaggttaaggcagctaggaaaaatagaaatggaaaggaaggtgtgaataaaagcaataattatatgcctgttcctaatgctcctagaaagaaatgttataactgtggaaactctaaccatcttgcttctttttgcaggaagaataagaatataaactctttacctcctaagtcaggagttaagagtcagtctgttaggtttatgccacaaaatccttgttttcattgtgtaagttcatggcattccatttatacttgtaaggaatatcatagtttatactatgattattatcaaataaaaccttctttgaagaaagttgctttaattccttctagtgtaaagtctgatgcaaagtctgatataagttctgataaacagcatgttagcataaactttgatattaaatccgctgc
This window contains:
- the LOC141674166 gene encoding uncharacterized protein LOC141674166, which codes for MERSFELVRLGEDRKTIYATYFLKGEVIYWWDSVKALEEVQPVTWNRFNELFLEKYYPKYMQKHMEMKFLKLKQGSMTVFEYEKKFTELSRFVTKYVETDEEKAQIFQQGLEYWIRDKVSIFEIDTYVGLVEKAKGWNAQKKGELNKRQDNKGNHQPNQGQANDDKQTRVECRNYGKKHSGVCNKLNITCYRCNQKRHLANECKVQKPGVTCYKCEKVGHIAKECRSTGSIKNMMNLANISTAIPPKMLALPPPPTMIPQASSRTFNLKLKDVVQNPEVIAGTEPVSKAPYWMASAGMKELARQLQELWIKELYGQLKIKPEDIPKMAFRTMYGHYEFLVMPSGLTNAPAAFMDLMNRAFKKYMDQFVVVFIDYILIYSKTEEEHEQHLWIILEILRQKRLYAKFSKCEFWLKEVQFLGHIIGSEGIRVDPTKIEAVMSWERPKTPTDVRSFLGLVGDYGRFVKDFSKIATPLTKLTRKNQKFEWNEEYEEFFKN